A part of Crassostrea angulata isolate pt1a10 chromosome 5, ASM2561291v2, whole genome shotgun sequence genomic DNA contains:
- the LOC128183744 gene encoding beta-1,3-galactosyl-O-glycosyl-glycoprotein beta-1,6-N-acetylglucosaminyltransferase-like, producing the protein MNSLSSHQTTRKRCVRYALVCFWFILLFCTLIFYSYMSQMTMAGDSVFNSNNHGPTGAKQSRKADDLFLQRSVQLFDNGPQFDASFSPLYHKQPQTPTFGHTPQKYFGSERVVPNVDCGLLFEQNDKEIKKVREMNVIYESQSFCQQTKACENFIKTKGYIMDSLSEEERNFPIAYSILVYKSPEQFEILLRSIYRPQNSYCVHVDGKTIGNVFNEFSCIVRCFPNVKMASKRIEVNWGTMSVLLPELTCMKDLLSIPKWKYFINLTGQEFPLRTNYELVKILKVYNGSNDGEGTIKRANKDRWNIKEKPPHDIVPVKGSVHVTLNRRFVEYVITNRVAADFLEWVNKTGIPDETFFATLIHNPQLEIPGSFKGKLETDFGIQKPFLSRFKNWNSWPCGGKYVRSICIFGIEDLARLARRPEFFANKFHSNYQGHTLLCMDQLIYNRTRDEYLHRLKFDTKYYESLKHIKNVV; encoded by the exons ATGAATTCATTGTCATCACATCAAACTACAAGAAAAAGATGTGTCCGTTATGCATTAGTTTGTTTCTggtttattttacttttttgcaCTCTGATCTTCTATAGTTATATGTCTCAAATGACTATGGCAGGAGATTCTGTCTTCAATTCGAACAACCATGGCCCAACAGGAGCGAAGCAAAGTAGGAAAGCTGATGATCTGTTCTTGCAGAGGAGTGTCCAATTGTTCGACAATGGACCACAATTTGATGCCTCTTTCTCGCCTTTGTATCATAAACAACCGCAAACACCAACCTTTGGACATACACCACAGAAGTACTTTGGTTCTGAAAGAGTTGTGCCAAACGTAGACTGTGGTTTGCTGTTTGAACAAAACgacaaagaaatcaagaaagtTCGTGAAATGAATGTAATTTATGAATCGCAGTCATTTTGCCAACAAACAAAAgcatgtgaaaatttcatcaaaacaaaaggATACATTATGGATTCGTTATCAGAGGAGGAGAGGAATTTTCCGATTGCCTACAGCATTCTTGTTTATAAAAGCCCAGAGCAGTTTGAAATTCTTCTGAGGTCCATTTACCGACCACAAAACAGTTACTGTGTTCACGTGGATGGAAAAACAATAGGAAACGTCTTCAATGAATTTTCATGCATTGTACGATGCTTTCCCAATGTGAAGATGGCGTCCAAAAGAATTGAAGTGAATTGGGGAACAATGAGTGTTCTATTACCAGAACTTACATGCATGAAAGACCTTTTATCAATTCCTaaatggaaatattttattaatttaaccgGACAGGAATTTCCTCTTCGTACAAATTATGAActagtaaaaatattaaaagtttacAACGGTTCCAACGATGGAGAGGGCACCATCAAAAG GGCTAACAAAGATAGATGGAATATAAAAGAGAAACCTCCCCACGATATAGTTCCGGTAAAAGGATCTGTCCACGTAACACTGAACAGAAGATTTGTGGAATACGTCATCACTAACAGGGTAGCTGCTGACTTCCTTGAATGGGTAAATAAAACGGGCATTCCAGatgaaacattttttgcaaCTTTGATTCATAATCCTCAGCTAGAAATACCTGGAAGTTTCAAAG GAAAACTGGAAACAGATTTTGGAATACAGAAGCCATTTCTTTCCCGATTCAAAAACTGGAATTCTTGGCCATGTGGTGGTAAATATGTTCGATCGATTTGCATTTTTGGAATCGAAGATCTCGCTCGTTTAGCTCGTCGGCCAGAATTCTTTGCCAATAAATTTCACTCCAATTACCAGGGGCATACTTTACTTTGCATGGATCAGTTAATCTACAACAGGACGAGGGATGAGTATCTTCACCGATTGAAATTCGATACTAAGTATTACGAAAGTTTGAAACATATAAAGAATGTTGTTTAG